Proteins found in one Sporosarcina jeotgali genomic segment:
- a CDS encoding putative polysaccharide biosynthesis protein yields the protein MASNLVKGTAILTIGLFLSKALGLLYVIPFYSIVGEKNVGLYQYAYIPYNIALSIAISGAPLAVSKFVSKYNALGDYATGRKLLKSSIGIMALTGVLSFLALYFMAEPIAHMVIKDKEQDFTVQDIVSVIRWVSYALLAVPIMSVIRGFLQGYQKFEPTSVSQLAEQVVRIAVVLIGAYLVVNVFGGSPKTAVKFAVFAAFIGALASLFVLGLYWKKYRPEMNRLLADSPPAGDIPVSSIYKEIITYILPFVLVGVINPLYQFVDLITFNGAMKSIGLTAVTDQYLSMLNFLTHKIVMIPVMVATGFSMALIPVMTTYYAKGDQKGITRSLDQTYQIMLFMTIPMVVGIMSLSSETYQVLYQQSAVGAGVLRSYAPAAILFGLYTVTAAILQGIDKHKWIVFTSLLGLLFKLMLNIPLIKMFEVNGAIAATIIGYGIAVGVNVFVIKRELNYQSKLVIRRTILILFFNAIMLAAVILTRSGLYAIHAPAGKMQALLYLMICSGVGAVVYGFLSFKSGLAQKLLGDRITRITKKFGLGRS from the coding sequence ATGGCATCTAATCTTGTTAAAGGCACTGCGATTTTAACAATCGGCCTATTTTTATCGAAAGCACTCGGGCTGTTGTATGTAATTCCTTTTTACAGCATCGTCGGAGAGAAAAATGTGGGTCTTTATCAATACGCATATATTCCATACAATATTGCACTCTCCATAGCGATCTCCGGTGCACCGCTTGCAGTCTCTAAATTTGTTTCCAAGTACAACGCATTGGGAGACTACGCCACCGGGCGAAAATTATTGAAGTCAAGTATCGGTATTATGGCGTTGACAGGAGTGCTGTCCTTTTTAGCGCTTTACTTCATGGCAGAGCCGATTGCCCACATGGTTATCAAAGATAAGGAGCAGGATTTCACGGTACAAGACATTGTCTCTGTTATCCGCTGGGTAAGCTATGCGTTGCTCGCTGTTCCAATCATGAGTGTCATCAGAGGTTTTTTACAAGGATACCAGAAGTTCGAGCCGACATCGGTTTCACAGCTTGCTGAACAGGTTGTTCGAATTGCTGTCGTTCTGATTGGTGCATACCTTGTCGTAAATGTCTTTGGAGGATCACCGAAAACGGCCGTGAAATTTGCGGTATTTGCTGCTTTCATTGGTGCTCTCGCAAGTCTATTCGTATTGGGGCTTTATTGGAAGAAGTACAGACCGGAAATGAACCGGTTACTGGCGGATAGCCCGCCTGCAGGCGATATCCCGGTTTCGTCCATATATAAAGAAATCATTACGTATATTTTGCCGTTTGTACTAGTAGGTGTCATTAATCCGCTTTATCAATTCGTGGACTTGATTACCTTCAATGGGGCTATGAAATCCATTGGATTAACGGCTGTGACGGATCAATATTTAAGTATGTTAAATTTCCTGACGCACAAAATCGTGATGATCCCGGTAATGGTGGCGACCGGCTTTTCGATGGCTCTGATTCCTGTGATGACTACGTATTATGCAAAAGGGGATCAAAAAGGAATCACACGGTCGCTCGATCAGACATATCAAATCATGTTATTTATGACGATTCCCATGGTAGTCGGGATTATGTCATTATCCAGTGAAACGTATCAAGTGCTGTATCAGCAAAGCGCTGTCGGGGCGGGAGTACTAAGAAGTTACGCACCTGCTGCAATTCTATTCGGATTGTACACAGTGACTGCCGCAATTTTGCAAGGAATCGACAAGCATAAGTGGATTGTCTTCACTTCGCTGCTCGGACTGCTGTTCAAACTGATGCTGAATATCCCGCTTATCAAAATGTTTGAAGTGAATGGTGCCATCGCCGCAACCATTATTGGATATGGAATTGCAGTTGGAGTGAATGTTTTTGTCATCAAGAGAGAATTGAATTACCAGTCTAAACTGGTCATTCGCCGTACGATTCTGATTCTGTTCTTCAATGCAATCATGCTAGCTGCAGTAATCCTGACACGTTCCGGTTTGTATGCGATCCATGCACCTGCCGGAAAAATGCAAGCGTTGCTGTACCTGATGATTTGCAGTGGCGTCGGTGCAGTCGTTTACGGATTCTTATCATTCAAAAGCGGACTCGCACAAAAGTTGCTTGGAGATCGAATTACACGAATTACAAAGAAATTCGGCTTGGGGAGATCATGA
- a CDS encoding NAD(P)/FAD-dependent oxidoreductase, protein MIDVIIIGGGPSGLMASIAAAESGNRVLLLDKGKKLGNKLAISGGGRCNVTNRLSVEEIVKHIPGNGRFLYGPFSVFNNEDIIAFFEGLGVALKEEDYGRMFPVSNKAKDVVNALLSEMDRLGVEIRTETKVKKLLMNEDEILGVRLLDGEEIQAKSVVVAVGGKAVPHTGSTGDGYPWAEQAGHTVTTLYPTEVPLLSNEKFIVAKELQGLALRDAAVSVLNAKGKTLVTHQMDMLFTHFGLSGPAILRCSQYVVKERMKNGDQPVVIKIDVMPDDNEEQVFQQLTATLKEDPKKALKNALKGIAPERWLLFLFEQADMEANEPANTFSSEKIRKLANLLKTFQMKVNGTQPIEKAFVTGGGVSVKEIEPKTMASRKKDGLFFCGEILDIHGYTGGYNITSALVTGRLAGMNASLHASEKMTR, encoded by the coding sequence ATGATTGATGTAATTATTATTGGTGGCGGGCCCTCAGGATTAATGGCTTCGATTGCAGCTGCAGAATCCGGGAACCGCGTACTCTTGCTGGATAAAGGTAAAAAGCTTGGCAATAAGCTGGCCATTTCAGGCGGCGGACGCTGTAACGTGACAAACCGTCTATCAGTTGAAGAAATTGTAAAACATATCCCCGGCAACGGACGATTTTTATATGGACCGTTTTCGGTCTTTAATAACGAAGACATTATTGCATTTTTTGAAGGTCTGGGTGTGGCGTTGAAAGAAGAAGATTACGGGCGCATGTTCCCTGTTTCCAATAAAGCAAAAGACGTGGTCAATGCACTGCTCAGCGAAATGGACAGATTGGGTGTTGAAATCAGGACGGAAACAAAGGTGAAAAAGTTGCTCATGAACGAAGACGAAATTCTGGGTGTCCGGTTATTGGACGGGGAAGAAATCCAAGCTAAGTCTGTCGTCGTAGCAGTTGGCGGGAAAGCCGTGCCTCACACAGGCAGCACTGGCGACGGGTATCCATGGGCGGAACAAGCAGGACATACTGTAACGACATTATACCCAACGGAAGTTCCATTGCTGTCTAATGAAAAATTCATTGTAGCGAAAGAACTTCAAGGACTGGCTCTTCGTGACGCAGCAGTCTCTGTGCTGAACGCGAAAGGGAAAACTCTTGTTACCCACCAAATGGACATGTTGTTTACTCACTTTGGTCTAAGTGGACCTGCTATTTTACGATGCAGCCAATACGTTGTGAAAGAGCGTATGAAAAATGGAGATCAGCCAGTTGTCATAAAAATAGATGTGATGCCGGATGACAATGAAGAACAAGTATTCCAGCAGCTGACGGCAACATTGAAAGAAGACCCGAAAAAAGCATTGAAGAACGCATTAAAGGGGATCGCCCCTGAACGCTGGTTACTATTTTTGTTTGAACAGGCCGACATGGAAGCGAACGAACCCGCGAATACGTTCTCATCGGAAAAGATCCGCAAACTCGCCAATTTGCTGAAGACGTTCCAAATGAAAGTAAATGGCACTCAGCCCATCGAAAAAGCATTCGTCACAGGCGGCGGGGTGTCGGTGAAAGAAATTGAACCGAAAACAATGGCATCGCGTAAAAAAGACGGGTTGTTTTTCTGCGGAGAGATTTTGGACATTCATGGCTACACCGGCGGATATAATATTACTTCTGCACTTGTGACAGGAAGACTCGCTGGCATGAATGCGAGCTTACACGCTTCTGAAAAGATGACGAGATAA
- the leuS gene encoding leucine--tRNA ligase, whose product MSYNHLQIEQKWRDYWKENQTYKMTDDPSKPKFYALDMFPYPSGAGLHVGHPLGYIATDILSQFKRKQGYNVLHPMGWDAFGLPAEQYALDTGNDPAEFTAKNIATFKRQMDELGFSYDWDREVNTTDPKYYKWTQWIFIQLYKRGLAYMDEVAVNWCPALGTVLANEEVIDGKSERGGHPVERRPMRQWVLRITEYADRLLEDLDDLDWPESLKDMQRNWIGRSEGAQLTFAVEGSEQSFDVFTTRPDTIFGATYAVLAPEHKLVDKITTPEQKDGVAAYLDKVKLKSDLERTDLAKEKTGVFTGAYAVNPASGEKMPIWIADYVLVSYGTGAIMAVPAHDERDYEFAKEFGLTITEVVAGGDIEKEAFTGEGTHVNSGFLDGLGKDEAIQKSIAWLVEEGKGEKKITYRLRDWLFSRQRYWGEPIPIVHWEDGTMTAVDESELPLELPVTGDIRPSGTGESPLANITEWVNVVDPKTGMKGRRETNTMPQWAGSCWYYLRYIDPENDEMLIDPELAERWLPVDIYVGGAEHAVLHLLYARFWHKVLYDIGVVKTKEPFQKLFNQGMILGEGNVKMSKSLGNVINPDDIVHSHGADTLRIYEMFMGPLEASKEWSTNGLDGSRKFLDRIWRLFVNEDGTLGSKIGGESDGTLDKVYNQTVKKVTEDFESMHNNTAISQLMVFINECYKADRVPTEYAKGFVLLMSPITPHLAEELWEKLGNEGSITYVPWPAYDAEKLVDDTVEIAVQINGKVRAKLEVDKDITKEELEKAALSNEEVQKWIDGKELKKVIAIPGRLVNIVAVG is encoded by the coding sequence ATGAGCTACAATCATCTTCAGATCGAACAAAAATGGCGTGACTATTGGAAAGAAAACCAAACGTATAAAATGACGGACGATCCGTCAAAACCTAAATTTTACGCATTGGATATGTTCCCCTATCCATCAGGCGCTGGTCTTCACGTCGGTCACCCGCTTGGGTATATTGCAACGGATATTTTGAGTCAGTTTAAACGTAAGCAAGGCTACAATGTATTGCACCCAATGGGATGGGATGCGTTCGGTCTTCCAGCTGAGCAATATGCGCTCGATACAGGGAATGACCCTGCTGAATTTACAGCGAAAAACATTGCGACGTTCAAACGTCAAATGGATGAACTAGGATTCTCGTACGACTGGGATCGTGAAGTGAATACGACAGATCCGAAGTACTACAAGTGGACACAGTGGATTTTCATCCAATTGTATAAGCGCGGACTTGCATATATGGACGAAGTGGCTGTGAACTGGTGTCCAGCACTGGGTACAGTACTAGCAAACGAAGAAGTGATCGATGGTAAATCAGAACGTGGCGGACACCCTGTAGAACGCCGTCCGATGCGCCAATGGGTGCTTCGTATTACGGAATATGCGGATCGCTTGCTTGAGGATTTGGACGATCTTGACTGGCCGGAAAGCTTGAAAGATATGCAGCGTAACTGGATCGGCCGTTCTGAAGGTGCTCAATTGACGTTTGCGGTTGAAGGCAGTGAGCAGTCATTTGATGTCTTTACAACTCGTCCGGATACGATTTTCGGCGCGACATATGCCGTCCTTGCACCTGAGCACAAATTGGTCGATAAAATCACGACTCCAGAGCAAAAAGACGGGGTTGCTGCGTATTTGGATAAAGTAAAGCTGAAGAGCGATCTTGAGCGTACAGATCTTGCGAAAGAGAAAACAGGTGTATTCACAGGTGCTTATGCAGTGAACCCTGCGAGTGGCGAGAAAATGCCAATCTGGATTGCGGATTATGTTCTGGTTTCATACGGAACAGGCGCAATCATGGCAGTTCCAGCACACGACGAGCGCGATTACGAGTTTGCAAAAGAATTCGGCTTGACGATTACAGAAGTAGTGGCTGGCGGAGATATCGAGAAGGAAGCGTTCACTGGAGAAGGCACGCATGTGAACTCAGGATTCCTAGATGGTCTTGGAAAAGACGAAGCAATTCAAAAATCGATTGCATGGCTAGTTGAAGAAGGAAAAGGCGAGAAGAAAATCACGTATCGTTTGCGCGATTGGCTGTTCTCCCGTCAGCGTTATTGGGGCGAACCGATTCCAATCGTCCACTGGGAAGATGGCACAATGACTGCTGTTGATGAATCAGAATTGCCGCTTGAACTTCCTGTGACGGGCGATATCCGTCCAAGCGGAACTGGTGAGTCTCCACTTGCGAATATTACGGAGTGGGTCAACGTAGTCGATCCGAAGACGGGCATGAAAGGCCGTCGCGAAACGAATACAATGCCGCAATGGGCAGGCAGCTGCTGGTATTACTTGCGCTATATCGATCCGGAAAATGATGAGATGCTGATTGATCCTGAATTAGCGGAACGCTGGCTGCCGGTAGATATCTATGTTGGCGGAGCAGAACACGCAGTTCTTCACTTGCTGTATGCACGTTTCTGGCACAAAGTGCTGTACGATATCGGTGTGGTTAAAACGAAAGAGCCATTCCAGAAGTTGTTCAACCAAGGAATGATTCTCGGTGAAGGCAACGTGAAAATGTCGAAATCTCTTGGCAACGTTATTAATCCGGATGATATCGTTCACTCTCATGGTGCGGATACTTTGCGCATTTATGAAATGTTCATGGGACCGCTGGAAGCTTCTAAAGAATGGTCTACAAATGGATTAGATGGGTCACGGAAGTTCCTCGATCGCATTTGGCGCTTGTTCGTCAATGAAGACGGTACACTAGGCAGCAAAATCGGCGGAGAATCAGACGGAACACTGGATAAAGTGTACAACCAGACGGTTAAAAAGGTTACGGAAGACTTCGAAAGCATGCACAATAACACGGCGATTTCGCAACTGATGGTATTCATCAACGAATGCTATAAAGCAGATCGCGTGCCGACTGAATATGCGAAAGGATTCGTATTGCTTATGTCACCAATCACTCCTCACTTGGCTGAAGAGCTTTGGGAGAAGCTGGGCAATGAAGGGTCAATCACATATGTCCCTTGGCCAGCATATGACGCGGAAAAGTTAGTCGATGATACAGTGGAAATCGCTGTTCAGATTAACGGTAAAGTCCGTGCGAAATTAGAAGTCGATAAAGACATTACTAAAGAAGAGTTGGAAAAAGCGGCACTTTCCAATGAAGAAGTTCAAAAATGGATCGATGGCAAAGAGTTGAAGAAAGTTATCGCAATTCCAGGACGCTTGGTTAATATTGTAGCGGTTGGATAA
- a CDS encoding 3-oxoacid CoA-transferase subunit B, which yields MTTANSRELIARRAEKEIANGDYVNLGIGMPTLVANYISPDKTVVLQSENGLLGIGPFPTEDEVDPDLINAGKETVTASIGAAYFDSAESFAMIRGGHIDVAILGGMEVSEKGDLANWMIPGKVIKGMGGAMDLVHGAKKIIVIMDHVSKKGEPKIKKQCDLPLTGRQVVNKIITERGLIEVTPDGLVLKEVFEGYTVQDIVESTGADLTIDVKQ from the coding sequence ATGACAACAGCGAATTCCAGAGAACTAATTGCACGGCGGGCAGAAAAGGAAATAGCGAACGGAGATTATGTCAATCTCGGAATCGGCATGCCGACTCTCGTTGCTAACTACATATCCCCCGATAAGACGGTCGTGTTGCAGTCGGAAAACGGGTTGCTTGGGATTGGGCCATTTCCAACAGAGGACGAAGTGGATCCTGACCTCATTAACGCGGGCAAAGAGACGGTGACTGCGAGCATTGGTGCGGCTTACTTTGACAGTGCAGAATCGTTTGCCATGATTCGGGGAGGACATATCGACGTAGCGATTCTTGGAGGTATGGAGGTATCTGAAAAAGGGGACCTTGCGAACTGGATGATCCCGGGTAAAGTGATTAAAGGGATGGGCGGAGCCATGGATCTCGTTCACGGTGCGAAAAAAATCATTGTGATCATGGACCACGTATCTAAAAAAGGTGAGCCGAAAATCAAGAAACAGTGTGATTTGCCGTTAACCGGAAGACAAGTTGTGAATAAGATAATTACAGAACGCGGTTTAATTGAAGTAACGCCAGACGGACTCGTTTTAAAAGAAGTGTTTGAAGGCTATACTGTTCAAGACATCGTGGAGTCAACAGGAGCGGACTTAACGATTGACGTGAAACAGTAA
- a CDS encoding CoA transferase subunit A, with protein sequence MKTIYKSAQEAVEPIQDGMTLMVGGFGLVGIPEQLILALVEKGVKDLTIISNNCGIDEWGLGLLLKEKQIKKMIASYVGENKEFERQALSGELEVELTPQGTLAEKIRAGGAGIPAFFTPAGVGTEIAEGKEIRIFNGKEYVLEESLTADFSLVRALKADTFGNLVYNKTAMNFNPMMAAAGNVTIAEAEEIVEVGQLEPGFIHTPSIYVQGLLQAEQEKRIERLTTR encoded by the coding sequence ATGAAAACGATTTATAAATCGGCACAAGAAGCTGTCGAACCCATTCAAGACGGGATGACACTAATGGTTGGCGGATTCGGTCTTGTTGGGATTCCGGAACAGCTTATTTTAGCGCTAGTAGAAAAAGGCGTTAAAGACTTAACGATTATTTCTAACAACTGCGGCATCGACGAATGGGGACTGGGTCTTCTATTGAAAGAGAAGCAGATTAAGAAAATGATCGCTTCATATGTTGGTGAAAACAAAGAATTTGAACGCCAAGCGCTGTCTGGCGAACTGGAAGTAGAATTGACTCCTCAAGGAACACTCGCTGAAAAAATCAGAGCAGGCGGTGCAGGCATTCCCGCATTCTTCACACCTGCTGGCGTAGGGACTGAAATTGCTGAAGGCAAAGAGATTCGGATATTTAACGGTAAAGAATATGTCCTGGAAGAATCTTTAACTGCGGACTTTTCACTTGTACGCGCGCTGAAAGCGGATACATTCGGGAACTTGGTTTATAACAAAACCGCTATGAATTTTAACCCGATGATGGCTGCTGCAGGGAATGTAACGATTGCAGAAGCAGAAGAAATTGTGGAAGTTGGTCAGCTTGAACCTGGATTCATCCACACACCGAGCATTTACGTTCAAGGACTTTTACAAGCTGAGCAGGAAAAACGAATTGAACGATTGACGACTCGATAA